From a region of the Branchiostoma floridae strain S238N-H82 unplaced genomic scaffold, Bfl_VNyyK Sc7u5tJ_786, whole genome shotgun sequence genome:
- the LOC118409000 gene encoding neural Wiskott-Aldrich syndrome protein-like: MSDRAQPVPTLPQGPGGGQTGGPPPKTPPGHRRGTSGPPPQPPAGHRRGTSGPPHQTPPGHRRGTSGPPPQTPPGHRCGTSGPPPKTPPGHRRGTSGPPPKTPPGHRCGTSGPPPKTPPGHRCGTSGPPPKTPPGHRRARNGNGGSKAPQDGYEDAEPVKVQHLSEEISPHVDLQYVTDESTDPMTCRHGATSIKGPYPAEN; the protein is encoded by the exons ATGTCCGACCGTGCTCAGCCCGTTCCAACCCTGCCCCAGGGGCCCGGCGGCGGCCAGACCGGCGGGCCGCCGCCCAAAACTCCTCCGGGTCATCGGCGTGGcaccagcgggccgccgccccAACCTCCTGCGGGCCATCGGCGTGGCACCAGCGGGCCGCCGCACCAAACTCCGCCGGGCCATCGGCGTGGcaccagcgggccgccgccccAAACTCCGCCGGGCCATCGGTGTGGcaccagcgggccgccgcccAAAACTCCCCCGGGCCATCGGCGTGGcaccagcgggccgccgcccAAAACTCCGCCGGGCCATCGGTGTGGcaccagcgggccgccgcccAAAACTCCCCCGGGCCATCGGTGTGGcaccagcgggccgccgcccAAAACTCCTCCGGGCCATCGGCGTGCTCGCAATGGCAACGGCGGGTCCAAAGCGCCGCAGGACGGGTACGAGGACGCCGAGCCGGTGAAAGTACAGCACCTCTCCGAGGAAATCAGTCCTCACGTCGACCTTCAGTACGTAACCGATGAGTCAACAG ACCCTATGACATGCAGACATGGAGCAACCAGCATCAAGGGACCATATCCAGCGGAGAATTAG